In Rhodothermia bacterium, the DNA window CCCCAAGCCGTGCCATATACCAAGACCAAGATCACGGGGAACTCGGCAAGTGCATACTGAAGGGTTTGGCCATATGCAAATGTATGGGCATACCACAACCATGAGAGTGCCCATACCAAGGCGGGGAACCATAAAAGGTGTAAGATTGTGGGCAAAACTACCCATAAGAAAAGTCCAATCGGGAGGGGGAAGTTTCTTATGGAAGCAAACTGTTGCTGTATAATCAATATGGGGACAAAGAGCCACCAAATCAGGCTAAAAAGGAATGACTCGGCAAAGTAAAAGCGATACTGCTGAAATTGGGCTTCTACATAGTCTTGAAATACCGTCAAAACAATGGGTAAGAGTGCCAAAAGGCCCAACAAAAGGGTCTTAGATTTGACGGAGTAGGCTTCAAAATGGAATACTCCTCGGAATCGCCTCATCTTTACGCCCGTTTACAAGGTTTTTGTACCCGTCCGACCAAGTGATTTTTCCTCTGGTAATTCGCTTGAAGGTTGTAACATACCCGATTTAAACCTTTGATTCTCCGCTTCTAATGCCTCCAAACGCAACTGGAGCGGCTTCGTAGCCTCTGCAACGGACGCTTGAATCATCCCTTTCAGCTCGGAGGAAGACATGGAATGATCATCTTTTTGCTGCCACATTTTGGCTTCTAAGTCCCATTTGTGTTTTCGGGCTTTTGCTATAATTGAGGCTACGGCAACGGCTCCACCCATCATAATGGCAACAACAGGAATTAAGTTTGGATCCATATGTTTATGTTTGTTTTAAAGGATTTTGGTTTTTTCCGATGGAGCGCCCAACCTCTTCTTGGGGTATTGGTTGGTGCATAAACTGGCGTTGTGCAGCTTCCAACTGAACCCTGCGCTCGGATAAAGGGACATCTCCCTTCTCGATCGCTTCCGCAATGAGTCGGTTAAACTCGGAGGCAGACAAATCGGCACTGGATTGATTGGCATTTTGCCCTCTTTCGATCTCGATTCTGAACCGCTTAAACCGCAAAACCATGCCAACAATAAAGATCGGGATGGCTACGATAAAGATATAAAAGAAAAAGATATAGGGGGCATCATAACCGCCAGCCTTCGGTTTAGGAGTGTATTTTGGTTTTTCCCACCGATTTATCGGAATCACCTCCTATCACCGTCGAAGCAAGTGGTGTAGCGGCCTTCAGGATTCTGAGTTCACTTTCCAAATCTGCTACTTTATTTTGCAACGGGAGTGTGGCCTCTGCCACGGTCTGTTGTATCAGGTCTTTTAATTCTGAAGACGAGAGGGAGTTGTCTGGCTCGTTGGTCTTTGTGGCCATGCGTTCGCGGTGTTCTAAGTCCAACTTATACCGTTTATGCCTGAGTGACATGGTAATAATAGTGATGGGAAGGACAACCGCTGTCCCAATAACGATAAATACTTCTGCGAGATGTTCCATGGGTGTTCGGGTTTTAATCCATGCGCTACGGTGGGTTCATGGCTCTGGTTTCAGAAGAGGATAAAACAAAATGGGCTCTCGTACAAGTTTTTTACTGAACAGGTTGGTTTATAGCCAAAAATCAAGAGCCACACTCCAAGGAGAAGTGTGGCCATGCGATGTATGTTCGTTCTTTTTACACTTCAGAGGTGTCTTCGGAAGTATCCTCCTTTTTTTTAGACGTATCTTCGTCTTCGTTCTCCATCTCTTTTTCGTCCTCTTCTTCCTCCTCCTCCTCTTCTTTTACCTTTTTGTATTTCTTTTCAGGGTCTTTGCCATAATCTAGGATATAGCCGTCCTCGCGTACCAAAATTTCGCGCTCGCCTTTGCCTGTAATGAGGTCAATTTCGTATTGAACATCGCCATTAGAGTACAACACCCGCTCTACGGAATGGATAATCGCGCCGGGGAACTCGGCCTCAATGTGGTTACGGATGCCTTCGGGGAGGGCCTCGGTGCGCATGTAAATTTCGGAGAGCAAGTGGTGGCCTGTAACAGTAATTTCCACCTCGTAAGAAAAGCCGTCTTGCTCGAAAGAGGCTTCATAAATCTTGTGGGGAACCTCCCAAGACCAAGAAACGCGGCTAACGTCCACTTTCGGGAAGACTTTTTTGAAGGCCCGCAAAATCTCGGCGGGTACAACTAATGAAGAATGTGCCATATTTTTTAACGTTGATGGGTGTTGTTCATGAAAGTAAGTTCATGTTAAGGTAAGAACTTATAAATACATGTGCAAGATGTGTGTGAATTTCAAAATGAGTTTAATTCATTTCTAACCC includes these proteins:
- a CDS encoding PepSY-like domain-containing protein, giving the protein MAHSSLVVPAEILRAFKKVFPKVDVSRVSWSWEVPHKIYEASFEQDGFSYEVEITVTGHHLLSEIYMRTEALPEGIRNHIEAEFPGAIIHSVERVLYSNGDVQYEIDLITGKGEREILVREDGYILDYGKDPEKKYKKVKEEEEEEEEDEKEMENEDEDTSKKKEDTSEDTSEV